In [Leptolyngbya] sp. PCC 7376, a genomic segment contains:
- a CDS encoding DUF928 domain-containing protein, with translation MNSKLLFHSLKLALLTSGVWAIAVTQVMAVPFTPPSDNSAPRQVSGGASRGNLQFVPPSENSAPRQGSGGASRIGGFIPPSDATAPHQSSGGASRTGGFTPPSDATSPNQSVGGASRGFEFIPPTDNPIPQSSSSGASRDGFNFIPPPDSVAPIVASGGSSREGLFVPAPDNAKPINAASGSSRTNLYGTSAEAFQSINESILAITPESFYGQTLEARPTILVYLPRSDAQQAIFRLKDESQNLIYEQLVPISEQAGIIMIQLPKTAPALAVNQNYQWFLTLQTEDHITPASPFVDAWIKRVEPSAELADNLMNVESAKAAEVLAQNGIWYDTVAIMADLRSLQSDVGTNEDWSELLISVGLDRVTEAPILTTINN, from the coding sequence GTGAATTCTAAATTGTTATTTCATTCTTTAAAGCTTGCACTTCTCACTTCCGGAGTTTGGGCGATCGCCGTAACGCAGGTTATGGCAGTACCTTTTACTCCTCCGTCAGATAATTCTGCTCCTCGCCAAGTGAGCGGTGGTGCATCGCGTGGGAACTTACAGTTCGTTCCTCCTTCTGAGAATTCTGCTCCTCGCCAGGGTAGTGGTGGTGCTTCAAGAATTGGTGGATTTATTCCTCCCTCGGATGCTACAGCTCCACATCAGTCATCAGGTGGCGCATCACGAACTGGAGGATTCACACCCCCATCGGACGCAACCTCTCCCAATCAGTCAGTGGGCGGCGCATCACGAGGATTTGAATTTATTCCTCCTACCGATAACCCTATTCCTCAAAGTTCAAGTAGTGGCGCATCCCGTGACGGCTTTAACTTTATCCCTCCGCCAGATAGTGTGGCTCCCATTGTGGCCAGTGGTGGTTCGTCTAGAGAGGGTCTGTTTGTCCCCGCTCCTGATAATGCGAAACCTATTAATGCTGCTAGCGGTTCTTCGCGGACAAATCTTTATGGCACAAGTGCAGAAGCGTTTCAGAGCATCAACGAGTCAATACTTGCGATTACACCTGAGAGCTTTTATGGACAGACATTGGAAGCACGTCCAACGATTCTGGTGTATCTTCCTCGTTCAGATGCCCAACAAGCAATTTTTAGATTAAAAGACGAATCTCAGAATCTTATATATGAGCAGCTTGTCCCTATCTCAGAACAAGCAGGAATTATCATGATTCAGCTTCCCAAAACAGCACCAGCTCTAGCTGTTAATCAGAATTACCAATGGTTTTTGACCTTGCAAACGGAAGACCATATCACCCCAGCTAGTCCCTTTGTTGATGCTTGGATTAAGCGGGTAGAGCCTAGTGCGGAGCTAGCGGATAATCTTATGAATGTCGAGTCTGCTAAAGCCGCAGAGGTCTTAGCTCAAAATGGCATTTGGTACGATACAGTGGCAATTATGGCTGATTTGCGATCTTTACAAAGTGATG